Proteins encoded within one genomic window of Hevea brasiliensis isolate MT/VB/25A 57/8 chromosome 8, ASM3005281v1, whole genome shotgun sequence:
- the LOC110648059 gene encoding protein RMD5 homolog codes for MELSTVKDAFEQQLSTVKDTFERVAKKQKLSSSKSQEVIDQVSHEIEQALANIKSVQGPMSPVDQKSILTELKDRLNAISPLSQLEGSLKELNIDLSKYPKVLEKTFNPDISKSYRNFDFDFHIVNQIIRSHFYRQGLFDLGDCLIHEAGEPEATALRSQFLELHKILDAIKVKNLEPALKWASTNREKLQLNGSNLELKIHHLQFAEILKGGNRAAALNYARKFLSPFASLHMKEIQKLIVCICWMGKLESNPHSMLLAPTHWVKLSEELTWDFCNLVGQSYGNPLSLTIAAGIEGLPTLLKLANVMAAKRQEWQAMKQLPVPVELGKEYQFHSIFVCPVSREQGSEDNPPMLMPCLHVLCKQSITKMSKGSSRTFKCPYCPTQMKMKKISGRNIAMMVLVVALIALMVNSAAAQRGGGGGGGGRGGGGGGGGSSRGSGGGSVGRGAKGGGSGGSSGGVGTGTQGRGVVVGGGVIVGTAGGALAAGGGTRGNGGHHNTTSASVTWGAASKYGFIERLSLIPVIFLLV; via the exons ATGGAGCTGAGCACCGTAAAAGATGCATTTGAGCAACAGCTGAGTACTGTAAAAGATACATTTGAGCGTGTTGCTAAGAAGCAAAAACTGTCATCATCCAAGTCTCAAGAGGTAATTGATCAGGTCAGTCATGAAATTGAACAAGCATTGGCAAACATAAAGTCAGTTCAAGGTCCCATGTCTCCTGTTGATCAGAAATCCATCCTCACTGAGCTAAAGGATAGGCTAAATGCAATTAGTCCACTAAGCCAATTAGAAGGATCACTGAAAGAACTAAACATTGATCTTAGCAAGTACCCAAAAGTCCTTGAAAAAACTTTCAATCCTGACATATCCAAGAGTTACAGAAATTTTGACTTTGACTTCCATATAGTGAATCAGATAATAAGAAGCCATTTTTACCGGCAAGGACTCTTTGATCTTGGGGATTGCCTAATACATGAGGCTGGAGAACCAGAAGCAACAGCCTTAAGATCTCAATTCTTGGAATTGCATAAAATACTTGATGCTATTAAGGTTAAAAACCTTGAGCCTGCCCTTAAATGGGCTTCCACCAACCGTGAAAAGCTCCAGCTGAATGGTTCAAATCTGGAGCTTAAAATTCATCACCTGCAGTTTGCGGAGATTTTGAAGGGAGGAAATCGTGCTGCTGCCCTTAATTATGCCAGAAAGTTCCTTTCTCCTTTTGCTTCACTCCATATGAAAGAAATTCAGAAGCTCATAGTTTGCATCTGTTGGATggggaagcttgaaagcaatccTCATTCTATGTTGTTGGCTCCAACCCATTGGGTAAAGTTGTCAGAGGAGCTGACTTGGGATTTCTGCAATCTTGTAGGACAGTCATACGGGAACCCATTGAGCTTGACAATAGCAGCTGGGATTGAGGGGTTGCCAACTCTCTTGAAGCTGGCAAATGTAATGGCTGCAAAGAGGCAAGAGTGGCAGGCAATGAAACAACTCCCAGTGCCAGTGGAATTGGGAAAAGAATATCAGTTCCATTCGATTTTTGTTTGTCCTGTGAGTAGGGAACAAGGCAGTGAAGATAATCCACCAATGCTGATGCCATGTCTGCATGTTCTCTGCAAGCAATCAATCACCAAAATGTCTAAAGGTAGCTCACGGACATTCAAGTGTCCTTACTGCCCAACTCAG atgaagatgaagaaGATCTCAGGAAGAAACATAGCAATGATGGTTCTTGTGGTCGCACTCATTGCTTTGATGGTAAATTCAGCAGCTGCTCAAAGGGGCGGaggcggaggtggaggtggcaggggtggtggtggtggtggtggcggtagTAGTCGTGGCAGTGGAGGAGGTAGCGTTGGTCGGGGTGCTAaaggtggtggtagtggtggtagCAGCGGAGGTGTAGGTACTGGCACTCAAGGTAGAGGTGTTGTAGTTGGTGGTGGTGTTATCGTAGGAACTGCTGGCGGTGCTTTGGCTGCAGGTGGTGGTACGAGAGGCAACGGAGGTCATCATAACACAACCTCTGCGTCCGTCACATGGGGAGCGGCTTCCAAGTATGGGTTCATTGAACGGCTATCTTTAATACCAGTAATTTTCTTGCTGGTCTAA